In Ctenopharyngodon idella isolate HZGC_01 chromosome 2, HZGC01, whole genome shotgun sequence, the following are encoded in one genomic region:
- the LOC127522310 gene encoding protein NLRC3-like, which produces MKQDEAADDLEVQLVLIDQLKCGLKKKYQCVFEGIAKHGDSILLNNIYTDLYITQGGSEQVNTEHEVRQIEVASRRHESQEIQVKCTNLFEAPEQDEEIRTVLTKGVAGIGKSVSVQKFVLDWAEGKENQDISFIFPLPFREMNLKEKEKLSLMELITHFFPETKGLNLTRRNQFKVLFILDGLDECRLPLKFDCNETWCDVSSPASLDVLLTNLMKGNLLPSALIWITTRPAAASKIPPDCIDRLTEIRGFSDAQKQEYFKKRFTDQNQAITIIDHVKKSKSLFIMCHIPVFCWISATVLQNILEKKRNNDVKNNQADEISKTLQESNTEDTPKTLTQMYTHFLRFQIQQSRRKYDGEYAADVSWDKDTILSLGKLAFHQLERNNVIFYDTDLEACGIDVYKASVYSGMCTQIFKEETGIILGTMYCFVHLSIQEFIAALYAHLFLDINKKSMFVHESAEQKSKNETMIDFLKTAVDEALKSDNGHLDLFLRFLLGLSLQSNRRLLRGLLTQQDGNDQSNKEIVQYIKQKLEGNLSAERSINLFYCLNELNDQTLVKEIQTHLSKGSLSSGDLSPAQWSALVFVLLTSEEELEEFELQKFKKSDECLIRLSAVIKTSRRFIL; this is translated from the exons ATGAAGCAAGATGAAGCTGCTGATGATCTAGAAG TTCAGCTGGTCTTAATTGATCAGCTAAAATGTGGCCTAAAGAAGAAGTATCAATGTGTGTTTGAAGGAATTGCGAAGCATGGTGACTCCATACTTCTGAATAACATCTACACAGATCTCTATATCACTCAGGGTGGCAGTGAACAGGTCAATACTGAACATGAGGTCAGACAGATTGAAGTTGCTTCCAGGCGTCATGAATCTCAAGAGATTCAGGTTAAATGCACAAATTTGTTTGAAGCTCCTGAACAAGACGAGGAGATCCGAACTGTACTGACAAAAGGAGTCGCTGGCATCGGAAAATCAGTCTCTGTGCAAAAGTTTGttctggactgggctgaaggaaaagaaaatcaagatatcagtttcatatttcctcttccattcagagagatgaacttaaaggagaaagaaaaactaAGTTTGATGGAACTTATAACTCATTTTTTCCCAGAGACAAAAGGACTGAACCTTACAAGAAGGAATCAATTCAAAGTCCTGTTCATCCTTGATGGATTGGACGAATGTCGCCTTCCTCTGAAGTTTGATTGTAATGAGACGTGGTGTGATGTATCGTCACCAGCCTCTCTGGACGTTCTCCTAACGAACCTCATGAAGGGAAAtctgcttccttctgctctcatctggatcaccaccAGACCAGCAGCTGCCAGTAAGATTCCTCCTGACTGTATCGACCGGCTGACAGAGATACGAGGATTCAGTGATGCACAAAAGCAAGAGTACTTCAAAAAAAGATTCACGGATCAGAATCAGGCCATCACAATCATTGATCATGTTAAAAAATCAAAGAGTCTCTttatcatgtgccacatcccagtcttctgctggatttcagccactgttctccagaacattctggagaagaaaagaaataatgatGTGAAAAACAATCAGGCTGATGAGATCTCTAAAACACTACAGGAATCAAATACTGAAGACACTCCCAAGACTCTgacacaaatgtacacacactttctccGCTTTCAGATCCAGCAGAGCCGCCGAAAGTATGATGGAGAATACGCAGCAGATGTTTCCTGGGATAAAGACACCATCCTTTCACTGGGGAAACTGGcatttcatcagctggaaagaaACAACGTGATCTTCTATGACACAGACCTGGAAGCCTGTGGTATTGACGTCTATAAggcatcagtgtactcaggcATGTGTACCCAGATCTTTAAGGAGGAAACAGGGATCATTCTTGGTACCATGTACTGCTTTGTTCACTTGAGCATTCAAGAGTTTATTGCAGCCCTTTATGCACATCTGTTTCTAGACATCAACAAGAAAAGTATGTTTGTTCATGAGTCTGCAGAACAGAAAAGCAAAAATGAAACCATGATTGATTTTCTGAAGACTGCAGTGGACGAGGCGCTCAAGAGTGACAATGGACACCTGGACCTTTTCCTTCGCTTCCTCCTCGGTCTGTCACTCCAGTCCAATCGACGACTCTTACGGGGTCTGTTGACACAGCAAGACGGCAATGACCAGAGCAACAAGGAAATAGTTCAGTACATCAAGCAGAAATTAGAAGGTAATCTGTCTGCAGAgagatccatcaatctgttctactgtctgaatgaactgaacGACCAAACTCTGGTGAAGGAGATTCAGACCCACCTTAGCAAAGGAAGTCTCTCATCTGGTGACCTTTCACCTGCCCAGTGGTCTGCTTTGgtctttgtgttgttgacatcagaGGAAGAGCTGGAGGAGTTTGAGCTTCAGAAATTCAAGAAATCAGACGAGTGTCTCATTAGATTATCGGCAGTCATCAAAACCTCCAGAAGATTTATATTATAA